From Panicum hallii strain FIL2 chromosome 2, PHallii_v3.1, whole genome shotgun sequence, a single genomic window includes:
- the LOC112882842 gene encoding uncharacterized protein LOC112882842 isoform X2 — MRPFLLTPGARAAPSPSTLSRLLLPLHLQINGRRNHLRRHVHASSIAPSPISPRLRNRRGRFFASSSSQMAAPADAPGGSADAFEVIRAHQAKTARLSPVEEIRTILDRSVRGVLATHSQEHAGYPSGSMVDFACDQDGSPILAVSSLAVHSKNLSGNPKCSLVVAKDPEDRTDTVITVYGDAVPVSDEQKDLVRSAYLRRHPDAFWVDFGDFSFLHIKPKAVRYVSGVATALLGSGEFSPAEYKEAKVDPISQFSTPITSHMNKDHTDDTKLIVQYSTTVKVDFAYMLDVDSLGFNVKAGYDGSVLKLRIPFPRQAQDRKDVKTLIVEMLQAAKAASSHSD, encoded by the exons ATGAGGCCCTTCCTGCTCACGCCGGGCGCCCGGGCGGCGCCCTCGCCGTCAACGCTCTCGCGCCTACTCCTCCCGCTCCACCTACAAATTAATGGCCGGCGCAACCACCTCCGTCGTCACGTCCACGCTTCCTCAATCGCCCCATCTCCCATCAGCCCGCGCCTCCGCAACCGCCGGGGCCGATTCTTCGCCTCCTCGTCCTCCCAG ATGGCGGCGCCAGCCGATGCGCCCGGCGGATCGGCTGATGCGTTCGAGGTGATCCGCGCTCACCAG GCAAAAACTGCTCGTCTTTCTCCAGTGGAAGAAATACGGACCATTCTGGACCGAAGTGTTAGAGGCGTTCTTGCCACCCATTCTCAG GAACATGCTGGTTATCCTTCTGGTTCAATGGTGGATTTTGCATGTGATCAGGATGGCTCCCCCATATTAGCAGTCAGTAGTTTAGCAGTTCATTCAAag AATCTCTCCGGAAATCCTAAATGCTCACTTGTTGTTGCCAAAGACCCTGAGGACAGAACAGATACTGTAATCACTGTATATGGTGATGCTGTCCCT GTTTCTGATGAACAAAAAGATTTAGTGAGAAGTGCTTATCTACGAAGACATCCTGATGCTTTTTGG GTTGATTTTGGTGACTTCAGTTTCCTGCACATTAAACCGAAAGCTGTGCGCTATGTATCTGGTGTTGCAACTGCTCTCCTTGGCTCTGGAG AATTCAGTCCTGCTGAGTACAAGGAAGCAAAAGTTGACCCAATATCTCAGTTCTCAACTCCTATTACA AGCCACATGAATAAGGATCACACTGATGATACAAAGCTCATTGTGCAATACTCAACCACTGTTAAG GTGGATTTTGCTTATATGCTGGATGTGGATAGCCTTGGGTTCAACGTGAAG GCCGGTTATGATGGAAGTGTTCTGAAGTTGCGTATTCCCTTCCCTAGGCAAGCGCAAGACAGGAA GGATGTTAAGACACTAATTGTGGAAATGCTCCAAGCTGCAAAAGCCGCATCTTCACATTCCgattga
- the LOC112881292 gene encoding protein argonaute 2-like, whose product MARRRTQPPSHTTPTAAELVHTHAHRHSPHTDSTHGAPRRPGRRTDLAEEVAEGGGGEGRRGEGHRGRGVGGGRRGGGLGGGGGGRDERGGHGGGGDELHPEAGHLRRRRVGWTGLYWAARDLPRRVERRAQDTHRS is encoded by the exons ATGGCGCGTCGACGCACGCAACCACCGTCGCACACCACCCCCACCGCCGCCGAACTCGTACATACACACGCCCACCGACATTCCCCTCACACGGACTCGACTCAC GGAGCGCCGCGGCGCCCCGGACGACGGACGGATCTAGCAGAAGAGGtagccgaaggcggcggcggcgagggacgCCGCGGCGAGGGGCaccgcggccgcggcgtcggaggcgggcgccggggcgggggcctcggtggcggcggcggcggacgcgacgagcgcggcggccatggcggcggcggcgacgaactTCATCCTGAGGCCGGCCATCTGCGACGACGACGAGTTGGGTGGACGGGTCTTTACTGGGCCGCGCGAGATCTCCCTAGGAGAGTAGAGAGGCGCGCGCAG GACACGCATAGAAGTTAG
- the LOC112882842 gene encoding uncharacterized protein LOC112882842 isoform X1 has product MRPFLLTPGARAAPSPSTLSRLLLPLHLQINGRRNHLRRHVHASSIAPSPISPRLRNRRGRFFASSSSQMAAPADAPGGSADAFEVIRAHQAKTARLSPVEEIRTILDRSVRGVLATHSQEHAGYPSGSMVDFACDQDGSPILAVSSLAVHSKNLSGNPKCSLVVAKDPEDRTDTVITVYGDAVPVSDEQKDLVRSAYLRRHPDAFWVDFGDFSFLHIKPKAVRYVSGVATALLGSGEFSPAEYKEAKVDPISQFSTPITSHMNKDHTDDTKLIVQYSTTVKMKNAKLFQVDFAYMLDVDSLGFNVKAGYDGSVLKLRIPFPRQAQDRKDVKTLIVEMLQAAKAASSHSD; this is encoded by the exons ATGAGGCCCTTCCTGCTCACGCCGGGCGCCCGGGCGGCGCCCTCGCCGTCAACGCTCTCGCGCCTACTCCTCCCGCTCCACCTACAAATTAATGGCCGGCGCAACCACCTCCGTCGTCACGTCCACGCTTCCTCAATCGCCCCATCTCCCATCAGCCCGCGCCTCCGCAACCGCCGGGGCCGATTCTTCGCCTCCTCGTCCTCCCAG ATGGCGGCGCCAGCCGATGCGCCCGGCGGATCGGCTGATGCGTTCGAGGTGATCCGCGCTCACCAG GCAAAAACTGCTCGTCTTTCTCCAGTGGAAGAAATACGGACCATTCTGGACCGAAGTGTTAGAGGCGTTCTTGCCACCCATTCTCAG GAACATGCTGGTTATCCTTCTGGTTCAATGGTGGATTTTGCATGTGATCAGGATGGCTCCCCCATATTAGCAGTCAGTAGTTTAGCAGTTCATTCAAag AATCTCTCCGGAAATCCTAAATGCTCACTTGTTGTTGCCAAAGACCCTGAGGACAGAACAGATACTGTAATCACTGTATATGGTGATGCTGTCCCT GTTTCTGATGAACAAAAAGATTTAGTGAGAAGTGCTTATCTACGAAGACATCCTGATGCTTTTTGG GTTGATTTTGGTGACTTCAGTTTCCTGCACATTAAACCGAAAGCTGTGCGCTATGTATCTGGTGTTGCAACTGCTCTCCTTGGCTCTGGAG AATTCAGTCCTGCTGAGTACAAGGAAGCAAAAGTTGACCCAATATCTCAGTTCTCAACTCCTATTACA AGCCACATGAATAAGGATCACACTGATGATACAAAGCTCATTGTGCAATACTCAACCACTGTTAAG ATGAAAAATGCAAAGCTATTTCAGGTGGATTTTGCTTATATGCTGGATGTGGATAGCCTTGGGTTCAACGTGAAG GCCGGTTATGATGGAAGTGTTCTGAAGTTGCGTATTCCCTTCCCTAGGCAAGCGCAAGACAGGAA GGATGTTAAGACACTAATTGTGGAAATGCTCCAAGCTGCAAAAGCCGCATCTTCACATTCCgattga